From a single Pseudobutyrivibrio xylanivorans genomic region:
- a CDS encoding TOTE conflict system archaeo-eukaryotic primase domain-containing protein, whose product MNLLVHNLDSLRKIIRQLLAENKELKAKLESAGIPYDTADFFNEPSYSVEEYDLDQGSRIQSKYITEEDAKDFFRMFWGRHDVYAKRSAKGQYYPQCKNRWTANLCPWQRGEKHNCAECENQDYEPLSLEIIKRHLIGYRDDCTDAIGVYPLLKDGTCRFLVFDFDNHNEQEEMENVMGSDDEQTANSNKDDWRDEVEALRLICMQNGIKPLVERSRSGNGAHVWIFFKTPIAAYKARKFGFLLLDKGSMSVNLTSFKYYDRMFPAQDYSNGIGNLIALPLQGKAIKNGNSAFVDENWNAYPNQWKVLLEETPKLDETLIDEFIIKWQSDISGFFAQKTDLNSEQKMMPWRRKNRLDVRDVEGKMNIVLADGVYVDTLNITPHITNQLRCMATFDNPIYYKNQRAGRSNYNNSKIVYMAENIYGYIKIPRGILPELIEQTDKAGIEHEVKNEREMGRPIRVTFAGDLRLQQELAAERLLANEDGVLAASTAFGKTVVSAYLIGKRRVNTLILLQSKDLMEQWVLELERFLKIDEEPPEYSTKTGRVKRRDSAIGVLHGNKNTLTGIIDVAMIGSVYSKGNVLDSLDKYGMVIVDECHHAASSTWRAVLSKVNARYLYGVSATPIRGDDLDKLIFMLIGPMRHRYTAAERAVAQGIGHYFIPRYTRAVDKCGSRDDINKAYEVIVNNKLRNEQIIEDVKECVNNGLTPVILTRTKEHAKSLFGSLCGAAKNIYLYYGDNSDKENRVIREQMRAVPQGESMILVAT is encoded by the coding sequence ATGAATTTATTAGTTCACAATCTGGATTCACTTAGAAAAATCATCCGTCAGTTATTAGCAGAAAATAAAGAATTAAAAGCAAAATTGGAATCCGCTGGTATCCCTTATGATACAGCGGATTTTTTCAATGAGCCAAGTTATAGTGTAGAAGAATATGATTTGGATCAAGGTTCGCGAATTCAGAGTAAATATATAACAGAGGAGGATGCCAAAGATTTTTTTAGAATGTTTTGGGGGAGGCACGATGTGTATGCTAAAAGGTCAGCAAAGGGGCAATATTATCCGCAGTGCAAGAATCGTTGGACGGCGAATTTATGTCCGTGGCAAAGAGGGGAGAAACATAATTGTGCAGAGTGTGAAAATCAGGATTATGAACCGTTATCTCTAGAGATAATAAAGCGACACCTGATAGGATATAGGGATGACTGCACTGATGCGATAGGTGTTTATCCTTTACTTAAGGATGGAACTTGCAGATTTTTGGTATTTGATTTTGATAATCACAATGAACAGGAGGAAATGGAAAACGTCATGGGCTCAGATGATGAGCAAACAGCGAATAGTAACAAAGATGATTGGCGAGATGAAGTAGAGGCACTAAGACTGATTTGTATGCAAAATGGCATAAAGCCATTGGTTGAAAGGTCTCGTTCGGGCAATGGAGCACATGTGTGGATTTTTTTTAAAACTCCAATCGCCGCTTATAAGGCTAGAAAATTTGGATTTTTGCTTTTAGATAAAGGTTCAATGTCTGTAAATCTTACTTCATTTAAATATTATGACAGAATGTTTCCAGCGCAGGATTATTCAAATGGAATAGGTAATCTTATAGCTTTACCATTACAAGGCAAAGCGATAAAAAATGGAAATAGTGCTTTTGTAGATGAAAACTGGAATGCATATCCGAACCAATGGAAAGTACTACTAGAGGAAACTCCTAAGTTGGATGAGACATTAATAGATGAGTTCATTATAAAATGGCAATCAGATATTTCGGGATTTTTTGCTCAGAAGACGGATTTGAATTCAGAACAAAAAATGATGCCATGGCGTAGGAAGAACCGGCTTGATGTAAGAGATGTAGAAGGAAAAATGAATATAGTCCTAGCTGATGGAGTATATGTGGATACTTTGAATATTACGCCACATATAACAAATCAACTGAGGTGTATGGCTACTTTTGACAATCCAATATATTACAAGAATCAAAGAGCAGGGCGCTCAAATTATAACAATTCAAAGATAGTATATATGGCTGAAAATATTTATGGGTATATAAAAATCCCGAGAGGAATACTTCCTGAACTTATTGAGCAGACTGATAAAGCAGGCATTGAGCATGAAGTAAAAAATGAGCGTGAGATGGGAAGACCCATCCGAGTGACGTTCGCTGGAGATTTAAGACTTCAGCAGGAACTGGCTGCAGAGAGACTATTAGCAAATGAGGATGGAGTTTTAGCAGCTTCAACAGCATTTGGAAAAACAGTTGTAAGTGCATATTTAATTGGTAAGCGTAGAGTTAATACTCTTATATTGCTTCAAAGCAAGGATTTAATGGAACAATGGGTTTTAGAGTTGGAACGGTTTTTGAAGATTGATGAGGAACCTCCAGAGTATTCTACCAAAACTGGAAGGGTGAAACGGCGAGATAGTGCTATAGGTGTACTTCATGGAAACAAGAACACACTTACAGGGATAATTGATGTTGCTATGATTGGATCAGTATACTCAAAAGGAAATGTTTTGGATAGTCTGGATAAATACGGTATGGTAATAGTAGACGAATGTCATCATGCAGCGTCTTCAACTTGGAGGGCTGTTTTGAGTAAAGTAAATGCACGATATTTATATGGCGTGTCGGCTACTCCTATTAGGGGCGATGATTTGGATAAACTAATATTCATGTTGATAGGACCAATGCGTCATAGATATACGGCTGCGGAAAGAGCTGTGGCTCAGGGAATAGGTCACTATTTTATTCCAAGATACACAAGAGCCGTTGATAAATGCGGAAGCAGGGATGATATTAATAAAGCATATGAAGTTATAGTAAATAATAAACTAAGAAATGAGCAGATAATAGAGGATGTTAAAGAATGTGTTAATAACGGACTTACACCGGTCATTCTTACAAGAACAAAGGAGCATGCTAAGAGCTTATTTGGTAGTCTTTGTGGAGCCGCGAAAAATATATATCTGTATTATGGAGATAATTCTGACAAGGAGAATAGAGTAATTAGAGAACAGATGAGAGCCGTCCCACAAGGCGAATCTATGATTTTGGTTGCAACTTGA
- a CDS encoding galactitol-1-phosphate 5-dehydrogenase — protein MKALVLHDVGKISVEEVDKPFPKAGEVLLKVMACGICGSDIPRAYKDGAHAMPMIIGHEFAGVVEECGESVDKSWMGKRVGVFPLIPCKECECCKNNKYEMCKDYSYLGSRRDGGFAEYVTVPEWNLIELPERVSFEQAAMLEPMAVAVHAIRRVRPTSEDSVVIMGLGTIGLLVTMLLLDMGISNVFTIGNKESQKRFVMELGVPEAHYFDGSKDNAAEWIIAKTNFLGADTFFECIGKNESLKVGINAAAPSGKICTVGNPHTDMELTRDEYWKILRNQLTVTGTWNSSFMHDIADDWSYVISRLQGGTIQPEKFITHKFGLEEIVEGFEIMRDKKEEYVKVMGENRSFIGR, from the coding sequence ATGAAGGCACTTGTATTGCATGATGTAGGAAAAATAAGTGTAGAGGAAGTAGACAAGCCATTTCCAAAGGCAGGCGAAGTCCTGTTAAAGGTAATGGCTTGTGGTATTTGTGGGTCTGATATACCAAGGGCTTACAAGGATGGCGCGCACGCTATGCCAATGATTATCGGACATGAATTCGCAGGTGTGGTTGAAGAGTGCGGAGAAAGTGTGGATAAGTCTTGGATGGGAAAGCGCGTCGGTGTATTTCCATTGATACCATGTAAGGAATGTGAGTGCTGTAAAAATAATAAATACGAAATGTGCAAGGACTATTCATATTTGGGAAGCCGCAGAGATGGTGGGTTTGCTGAGTATGTGACAGTGCCAGAGTGGAATTTGATAGAGCTCCCAGAAAGGGTGAGCTTTGAGCAGGCTGCGATGCTGGAGCCTATGGCTGTGGCAGTGCATGCAATTAGAAGAGTTCGCCCTACTTCGGAGGATTCTGTAGTGATTATGGGCTTGGGCACAATAGGGCTACTAGTGACAATGCTGTTACTTGATATGGGGATTAGCAACGTTTTTACCATAGGAAATAAGGAGTCACAAAAGAGATTTGTTATGGAGCTGGGAGTGCCGGAGGCGCACTATTTTGATGGTAGTAAGGATAATGCAGCAGAATGGATTATCGCAAAGACGAACTTCCTTGGAGCGGATACATTCTTTGAATGTATAGGAAAGAATGAGTCTCTTAAAGTGGGAATAAATGCAGCAGCACCTTCTGGAAAGATATGCACAGTGGGAAACCCACACACAGATATGGAGCTGACTAGAGATGAATACTGGAAGATTCTTAGAAACCAGCTGACAGTCACCGGAACCTGGAACTCTTCTTTTATGCATGACATAGCCGACGACTGGAGCTATGTGATTTCAAGACTTCAAGGAGGAACAATCCAGCCGGAGAAGTTTATTACTCATAAGTTTGGGCTGGAGGAGATAGTGGAAGGATTTGAGATTATGCGGGATAAGAAGGAGGAGTATGTGAAGGTGATGGGGGAAAATAGAAGTTTTATTGGGCGGTGA
- a CDS encoding IspD/TarI family cytidylyltransferase, producing the protein MTIAIVLAGGIGSRLGAEIPKAYVEVCGKPLIIYCLETLAESTFINGYQIVADDKWIPEIEEWIRKYELREKLTGFSKPGTNRQGSIYNGLMDLRGKLKDEDYVFVHDSARPLLTTKLVRESIDGMDGYDGVLPVLPMKDTVYMSKDGKQIDSLVNRAEIYAGQAPETFVYGKYLAANQCLVEAGEIETINGSSEVAVKAGMRMRLIPGDEMNFKITTMADLDRFEEILKG; encoded by the coding sequence GTGACAATAGCTATTGTGCTTGCAGGTGGAATAGGCTCCAGACTTGGGGCAGAAATACCTAAGGCTTACGTGGAAGTATGTGGTAAGCCTTTGATTATCTATTGTCTTGAAACCCTTGCGGAAAGCACATTTATTAATGGGTACCAGATCGTCGCTGATGATAAGTGGATTCCAGAAATTGAGGAGTGGATTCGCAAATACGAATTAAGAGAGAAGCTGACAGGATTTTCCAAACCAGGGACCAATCGACAGGGGTCGATTTATAACGGACTGATGGATTTGAGGGGAAAGCTTAAGGATGAGGATTACGTATTTGTTCATGATAGCGCAAGACCTCTTTTGACGACAAAACTTGTGCGGGAAAGTATAGATGGTATGGACGGATACGATGGGGTGCTGCCTGTTTTGCCTATGAAGGACACAGTGTACATGAGCAAGGACGGAAAGCAGATAGATTCGCTTGTGAATAGGGCGGAAATTTATGCTGGGCAGGCACCTGAGACATTTGTATATGGAAAATATCTTGCTGCAAATCAGTGTTTGGTGGAAGCAGGTGAGATTGAGACTATCAACGGCTCAAGCGAGGTGGCAGTAAAGGCAGGAATGCGGATGCGCCTTATTCCTGGTGATGAGATGAATTTTAAGATTACTACTATGGCAGATTTGGACCGATTTGAGGAAATATTGAAGGGATAA
- a CDS encoding ribulose-phosphate 3-epimerase gives MGEQFDFELNASMMCANYGHLAREVTELEEGGIDSFHIDIMDGRYVPNYAMSLNDLSYIAGTTFKPLDVHLMIEHPSSNIELFIKNLRKGDTIYIHPEAEYHPSTTLQKIIDAGMTPGIAINPGTSVETVMEMLRIVDKVLVMSVNPGNAGQMYLPYVGKKVERLIELKEQMGFKLYWDGACSANKIQTYGPMGVDGFVLGTTLLFGRGRAYKDILRDIREMRF, from the coding sequence ATGGGAGAGCAGTTTGACTTTGAATTGAACGCTTCTATGATGTGCGCCAATTATGGTCATCTTGCGAGAGAGGTGACTGAGTTGGAGGAGGGAGGAATTGATTCCTTCCATATCGATATCATGGATGGTCGATATGTGCCTAACTATGCCATGTCGCTTAATGATTTGAGCTATATTGCTGGTACAACATTTAAGCCCCTTGATGTTCATCTGATGATTGAGCACCCTAGTAGTAATATTGAGTTATTTATCAAAAATCTGCGCAAAGGGGACACAATCTATATTCATCCAGAGGCTGAATATCATCCCTCTACTACATTGCAGAAGATAATAGATGCTGGAATGACACCGGGAATTGCCATCAATCCAGGAACCAGTGTGGAAACAGTTATGGAAATGCTTAGAATTGTTGATAAGGTGCTGGTAATGTCAGTGAATCCGGGAAATGCTGGTCAGATGTATCTTCCTTATGTGGGTAAGAAGGTGGAACGATTGATTGAATTAAAAGAGCAGATGGGTTTCAAGCTATACTGGGATGGTGCATGCTCAGCAAATAAAATTCAGACCTATGGCCCGATGGGAGTTGATGGTTTCGTACTTGGTACAACACTGCTTTTTGGAAGAGGCAGAGCATATAAAGATATTTTGAGAGACATTAGAGAAATGAGGTTTTAG
- the coaBC gene encoding bifunctional phosphopantothenoylcysteine decarboxylase/phosphopantothenate--cysteine ligase CoaBC: MLKGKCVVLGVTGSIAAYKIANLASALVKLGADVNVIMTKNATNFINPITFETLTSNKCLVDTFDRDFKFNVEHVALAKRADIFMVAPASANVIGKMAHGIADDMLTTTILAAKCKKLVSPAMNTNMFTNPIVQDNLEILKKYGFEIIEPACGYLACGDTGAGKMPEPEVLLQYILRELAHDHDMVGKKVLVTAGPTAEAIDPVRYITNHSTGKMGYAIARAAMERGAQVTLVSGPVAIQPPMFVDVVNVRSAAEMAEAVKSKARECDIIIKSAAVADYRPKTVAAEKIKKKDGEDSVIELEHTEDILSFLGANKREGQFICGFSMETENMLENSQAKLKKKNVDMIVANNLRTAGAGFGTDTNVVTLITAEGARELPIMSKDEVAQAILDEIIRK; encoded by the coding sequence ATGTTAAAGGGAAAATGTGTAGTTCTTGGGGTGACTGGCTCCATTGCAGCATATAAAATTGCAAATCTGGCATCAGCACTGGTGAAGCTTGGGGCAGATGTTAATGTCATAATGACAAAGAATGCTACCAACTTTATCAACCCTATCACATTTGAGACACTGACATCCAATAAATGTCTGGTGGATACCTTTGACAGGGATTTTAAATTCAATGTTGAACATGTGGCATTAGCAAAGCGTGCAGACATTTTTATGGTGGCACCTGCCAGCGCAAATGTCATTGGAAAGATGGCTCATGGCATAGCGGATGATATGCTTACAACTACTATTCTTGCGGCAAAGTGCAAGAAGCTTGTGAGCCCAGCCATGAATACCAATATGTTCACTAATCCTATAGTTCAGGATAACCTTGAGATTTTAAAAAAATATGGCTTTGAGATTATTGAGCCTGCCTGCGGATATTTGGCATGCGGCGATACTGGTGCAGGAAAGATGCCTGAGCCAGAGGTGCTTTTACAGTACATTTTAAGGGAGCTTGCACACGACCATGACATGGTGGGCAAGAAGGTGCTGGTCACAGCGGGGCCTACGGCGGAGGCGATTGATCCAGTTCGCTATATCACAAATCACAGCACTGGAAAGATGGGCTATGCCATCGCAAGAGCAGCTATGGAGCGAGGCGCCCAGGTAACACTTGTCAGCGGACCAGTTGCAATCCAACCACCGATGTTTGTGGACGTGGTTAATGTTCGAAGCGCTGCTGAGATGGCAGAGGCAGTAAAATCCAAGGCCAGGGAGTGCGATATAATTATAAAGAGTGCAGCAGTGGCTGATTACAGGCCAAAGACTGTTGCAGCGGAGAAGATAAAGAAAAAGGATGGAGAAGATTCTGTCATAGAACTTGAGCACACAGAGGATATCTTAAGCTTCTTGGGTGCTAACAAAAGGGAAGGACAGTTTATCTGCGGATTTTCCATGGAAACGGAAAATATGCTGGAGAATTCTCAGGCCAAGCTGAAAAAGAAAAATGTAGATATGATAGTTGCCAATAACCTTCGCACGGCGGGTGCAGGCTTTGGCACAGATACCAATGTGGTAACACTGATTACTGCAGAGGGGGCTAGGGAGCTTCCGATAATGAGCAAGGATGAGGTGGCACAGGCCATATTGGATGAGATAATTAGAAAATAG
- a CDS encoding ECF transporter S component, producing MQSNNSKTYELVLTALFVAIIVVMASTPLGYIPLVVINATTLHIPVIIGSLFLGPKKGGFLGGVFGITSFIKSSLTPTPSAFAFSPVAALTMLPHDTVGEAIALVFKSTFIAIVPRILIGVVPYFVYVGIKKAISSEKKFVYGSIINAVISFIMGFGVFAFFNKMISEGKVGFSVTVAQIIGVVVGIAAFTAIEYLFMNKDAKALGFITAGISGAMTNTLLVMGSIYIFYKDPYAEVLQIDPSALMAVIGGIISFNGVIEAIVGAVIVYLVGIVLDKIKPAGVYAGKSAKIKAVEVETSTQKMAN from the coding sequence ATGCAAAGCAACAATTCTAAGACCTATGAGCTTGTGCTCACAGCGTTATTCGTAGCCATTATTGTAGTTATGGCTTCAACACCACTCGGATATATTCCACTCGTAGTTATTAATGCAACCACACTTCATATTCCAGTTATCATTGGTTCTTTATTCTTAGGACCAAAGAAGGGCGGATTCCTTGGAGGAGTATTTGGTATCACAAGCTTTATCAAGAGCTCACTTACACCAACTCCATCAGCGTTCGCATTCTCGCCAGTGGCAGCTCTTACAATGCTTCCACATGATACTGTAGGCGAGGCAATTGCGCTTGTATTCAAGAGCACATTTATTGCAATCGTGCCTAGAATCCTTATTGGCGTAGTTCCATATTTCGTTTATGTTGGAATCAAGAAGGCAATAAGCTCTGAGAAGAAATTCGTTTATGGTTCAATCATCAACGCAGTTATTTCTTTCATCATGGGCTTTGGTGTATTCGCATTCTTCAACAAGATGATTTCTGAGGGCAAGGTTGGCTTTTCAGTTACAGTTGCACAGATTATCGGTGTAGTTGTTGGAATCGCAGCATTCACAGCTATCGAGTATTTATTTATGAATAAAGATGCAAAGGCACTTGGATTTATCACAGCAGGTATTTCTGGTGCCATGACAAACACACTTCTTGTTATGGGAAGCATCTATATATTTTATAAGGACCCATATGCAGAGGTGCTTCAGATTGACCCAAGCGCGCTTATGGCAGTTATCGGCGGAATTATCAGCTTCAACGGTGTAATCGAGGCTATCGTCGGAGCAGTAATCGTTTATCTTGTGGGAATCGTTCTCGACAAGATCAAGCCAGCAGGCGTTTATGCTGGGAAAAGTGCCAAAATCAAGGCAGTAGAGGTTGAGACTTCTACTCAGAAGATGGCAAATTAA
- a CDS encoding clostripain-related cysteine peptidase produces the protein MADRPVSRKKNVTGSGKVNLRGDGLGGGPVGSGAGKVPGGGTGTPGGGNRAGGYGGGGLGKIIIIALVLLLGGGGGLGAFLGGDSGSTGSGSGVGTGSVSSNTSASTINTIGSMASLLLGSGYTSTAQSGNARWSSKANTGILDETVASGAREKYTVIKGGGQDTVTIMVYMCGTDLESRGAMASKDLQEMLNATVGEKINLLVYTGGCAGWQNNFVSNKTNQIYQIRNGKMALVKDNLGDLPMTDLSTLTSFIKFCGQNYKADRYDLIFWDHGGGSVTGYGYDEKHKNAGSMDLAEINKALSESGLKYDFVGFDACLMATVETGLMLDAHSDYMVASEETEPGIGWYYTNWLTKLNSDTSMSTLEIGKNIVDDFVSQCGSNCPGQKTTLSLVDLAELSATVPEDLKSFADSTTSLIDKKEYKTVSTARSSTREFATSSKIDQIDLIDFAIKMNNEAGNELAESLKGAVKYNKTSSNMTNAYGLSIYFPYRQTGKVDTMSDTYDEIGMDESYKNCIQKFASMAYYGQQAGQSAGNTNPVSILLGTGGGSGASLDSAQAIMQILNAAMQAGSSSARFLENGVSAEDAAEYIAENNLDLSDLNWTMNANGDNVIALNEGQWENVQDIEFSTFVDNGDGYIDLGLDNVFEWDEDGNLIANTDRSWLAIDDQIVAYYHIDTTGDADNYTITGYVPVWLNDDRADLIIVFDSEHEDGYVAGANFDYQYTEEDTEVVAKNLTELQPGDTLDFVCDFYDYDGSFKQNYHLGEQMTISTSMDEMKISNLVIEDKPILISYVFTDIYGNNYYTQGLEQ, from the coding sequence ATGGCGGATAGACCTGTATCGAGAAAGAAAAATGTGACTGGCTCGGGGAAAGTTAATCTCAGAGGAGACGGACTAGGCGGTGGTCCAGTGGGCTCAGGTGCTGGGAAGGTGCCTGGAGGAGGGACTGGAACTCCAGGTGGTGGAAATCGAGCAGGAGGTTACGGCGGAGGTGGCCTTGGAAAAATCATTATTATTGCATTGGTTTTGCTACTTGGTGGCGGAGGTGGCCTTGGCGCATTTCTTGGTGGAGACTCAGGAAGTACTGGCTCTGGAAGTGGAGTGGGAACAGGCTCAGTATCAAGTAACACATCAGCCAGTACTATAAATACCATTGGTTCGATGGCATCGCTCCTTTTGGGCAGCGGATATACAAGCACTGCTCAAAGTGGAAATGCAAGGTGGAGCAGCAAGGCAAACACTGGAATTCTTGATGAAACAGTGGCTAGTGGTGCCAGAGAAAAATATACGGTTATCAAAGGCGGTGGACAGGATACAGTAACTATCATGGTCTACATGTGCGGTACCGACCTCGAATCCAGAGGCGCCATGGCGTCAAAGGATTTACAGGAAATGCTGAATGCGACAGTAGGCGAAAAGATAAACCTATTGGTATATACCGGTGGTTGCGCAGGTTGGCAGAATAATTTTGTAAGCAACAAGACCAACCAGATTTATCAGATTAGAAATGGTAAGATGGCTCTGGTGAAGGATAATCTTGGTGATTTGCCAATGACAGATCTAAGCACCTTAACATCCTTTATTAAGTTCTGCGGACAGAATTATAAAGCAGACAGATATGACCTGATTTTCTGGGATCATGGTGGTGGTTCAGTAACTGGCTACGGCTATGATGAAAAGCATAAAAATGCTGGCTCTATGGATTTAGCAGAGATCAATAAGGCTCTCTCAGAAAGTGGCTTGAAGTATGATTTTGTAGGATTTGATGCCTGTCTTATGGCTACTGTTGAAACAGGACTTATGCTTGATGCTCACAGCGACTATATGGTGGCATCTGAGGAGACGGAGCCTGGCATTGGTTGGTATTACACCAACTGGCTTACTAAGCTTAATAGCGATACTTCAATGTCAACTCTTGAAATTGGCAAGAACATTGTAGATGATTTTGTGAGCCAGTGCGGAAGCAATTGTCCAGGTCAGAAGACCACACTTTCACTTGTGGATTTGGCTGAGCTTTCTGCCACAGTTCCAGAGGATTTAAAGAGCTTTGCAGATTCTACCACAAGTCTTATCGACAAGAAGGAATATAAGACAGTATCTACAGCTCGTTCCAGCACAAGAGAGTTTGCAACATCTTCGAAAATTGACCAGATTGACCTGATTGATTTTGCGATCAAGATGAACAATGAGGCAGGAAATGAGCTGGCTGAGTCACTGAAGGGTGCGGTTAAGTACAATAAGACTTCAAGCAATATGACAAATGCATATGGTCTTTCAATCTACTTCCCATATCGTCAAACTGGTAAGGTAGATACTATGTCTGATACTTATGATGAAATTGGAATGGACGAAAGCTACAAGAATTGCATTCAGAAGTTTGCCTCTATGGCATACTATGGACAGCAGGCCGGACAAAGTGCAGGAAATACAAATCCAGTCAGCATCTTGCTTGGCACAGGTGGAGGAAGTGGTGCAAGCCTTGATAGTGCACAAGCTATTATGCAGATTTTAAATGCAGCTATGCAGGCTGGTTCATCATCAGCAAGATTTTTGGAAAATGGTGTCAGTGCTGAGGATGCAGCGGAGTATATTGCAGAGAATAATCTGGATTTAAGTGATTTGAATTGGACAATGAACGCAAATGGAGATAATGTGATTGCTCTTAATGAAGGCCAGTGGGAAAATGTCCAGGATATAGAGTTTTCAACCTTTGTGGATAATGGTGACGGATATATTGATCTTGGCCTTGATAATGTATTTGAATGGGATGAGGATGGAAATCTGATTGCCAACACAGATAGAAGCTGGCTTGCAATCGACGACCAGATTGTAGCTTATTATCATATTGATACAACAGGTGATGCAGATAATTATACAATCACCGGTTATGTTCCAGTTTGGTTGAATGATGACAGGGCTGACCTTATCATTGTGTTTGACTCTGAACATGAGGATGGCTATGTGGCTGGAGCGAACTTTGATTATCAGTATACCGAGGAAGATACTGAGGTTGTAGCAAAGAACCTTACAGAGCTTCAGCCTGGAGATACGTTGGATTTTGTTTGCGATTTTTATGATTACGATGGAAGCTTTAAGCAAAATTATCATCTTGGAGAGCAGATGACAATCAGCACCTCAATGGATGAAATGAAAATATCAAATTTAGTAATTGAGGACAAACCTATATTGATTTCTTATGTGTTTACCGATATATATGGTAACAACTATTACACACAGGGACTAGAACAGTAA
- a CDS encoding methyl-accepting chemotaxis protein: MPENDNNMDIKTKQMLEKNRLARYCGTITCIALIFCTIRSLVLDGQNVLDSIRLIVAVIDIILFQVCYKSFGTEYRYKYVVTLSMVVLFILNIYNPTDTNMYIFMYTIILIVMIYGEAGTVRIGCFIANFCLVTSGIIELRKGNISGRELVTELVFSIIACTISVIVCKQQRRQTTEVLDTIKDHAEEIKETSDTIVNLAEQLNVKFEEANEVSTKLNESMDLTHTSVNEIVEGTKNTAEAIENQTNKTAIIQESIQTVGEEATNIDDVSSRVEESVNEGVSLINQLKSQAEEVAKINIETSTTTQALNDSIQDVQAITETILGISSQTNLLALNASIEAARAGEAGKGFAVVADEIRALSESTREATEEISRIIERLTNDAKSASSAMSKSAEYATKQNGLIAETGTKLDAIKEGTDELRHGVVQVKGSVDQVITANSEIMDNITNLSATSEEVAAAADTVGSVSDDAMEALKNMNETLEVINKIAREMEEMALK, translated from the coding sequence ATGCCAGAAAATGATAACAATATGGATATCAAAACCAAGCAGATGCTTGAGAAAAACAGGCTCGCAAGATACTGTGGAACCATCACTTGTATTGCGCTTATTTTCTGTACAATCCGTTCCCTTGTGCTTGACGGACAGAATGTGCTTGATTCAATCAGATTAATTGTGGCAGTGATTGATATTATACTGTTCCAGGTGTGCTACAAAAGTTTTGGAACAGAGTACAGATACAAATATGTAGTTACACTATCAATGGTTGTACTGTTTATACTAAATATTTACAATCCTACTGATACGAATATGTACATCTTCATGTACACAATAATCCTTATTGTTATGATTTATGGTGAGGCTGGAACAGTTCGTATTGGTTGCTTCATAGCTAATTTCTGTTTGGTTACTTCAGGAATTATAGAGCTGCGAAAGGGCAATATTTCAGGAAGAGAACTTGTTACTGAGCTTGTATTTTCGATTATAGCATGTACAATCTCTGTAATCGTATGTAAGCAGCAGCGTCGCCAGACCACAGAGGTTTTGGATACAATAAAGGATCATGCCGAAGAGATTAAGGAAACCTCTGATACTATTGTAAATTTGGCTGAACAGCTTAATGTGAAATTTGAGGAAGCAAATGAGGTTTCAACAAAGCTTAATGAGTCTATGGACTTAACTCATACATCAGTTAATGAAATCGTGGAAGGCACAAAGAATACAGCTGAAGCTATTGAGAATCAGACTAACAAGACAGCTATTATTCAGGAAAGCATTCAGACTGTAGGTGAAGAGGCTACAAACATTGATGATGTTTCAAGTCGAGTTGAGGAATCGGTTAACGAAGGTGTTAGCCTTATAAATCAGTTGAAGAGTCAGGCTGAGGAGGTTGCCAAGATTAATATCGAGACAAGTACAACCACTCAGGCATTAAATGACAGTATTCAGGATGTTCAGGCAATTACAGAGACCATCCTTGGTATTTCAAGTCAGACAAACCTGCTTGCTCTTAATGCATCAATTGAGGCAGCAAGAGCTGGTGAAGCTGGTAAGGGTTTTGCAGTTGTTGCTGATGAAATCAGAGCCCTTTCTGAAAGTACAAGAGAGGCGACAGAAGAGATATCTCGAATTATTGAGCGCCTTACAAATGATGCAAAATCAGCTTCTTCGGCAATGTCAAAGTCTGCTGAGTATGCTACAAAACAGAATGGCCTTATTGCTGAGACAGGCACCAAGCTTGATGCGATTAAGGAAGGTACCGATGAGCTGAGACACGGAGTTGTTCAGGTCAAGGGTTCTGTGGATCAGGTTATAACAGCAAACTCAGAGATTATGGATAATATCACCAATCTTTCTGCTACATCTGAAGAGGTTGCAGCAGCAGCCGATACAGTTGGTTCAGTAAGTGATGATGCTATGGAAGCATTGAAGAACATGAATGAAACTCTTGAGGTTATCAATAAGATTGCCAGAGAAATGGAAGAAATGGCACTAAAATAG